One window of the Sulfitobacter alexandrii genome contains the following:
- a CDS encoding ABC transporter ATP-binding protein yields the protein MATAISIRNLRKVYPGQPPVVALADASIDISDNEFFTLLGPSGCGKTTLLRMIAGFEHPTAGTLTMHGENLLNLPPYKRPVNTVFQSYALFPHLTVAQNIGFGLEMLGKPKAEIRKTVDEMMALVKMTEMADRQTGQISGGQQQRVALARALAPKPRVLLLDEPLSALDFKLRKDMQLELKRLQTETGITFVFVTHDQEEALTMSDRIAVMSAGEIRQIGNPRQIYDQPAERFVADFIGDTNFLPAEVTDISGDTATVRLSSGKQIAARAAKSGEGKGKVTLAIRPEHASIGPEADGLLGGALREVVYFGTDTHYHVALDDGTGFVVRQQNRPDAPATFSAGDRVGVHFGPGIGQVLRD from the coding sequence GTGGCGACAGCCATCAGTATACGCAATCTGCGCAAGGTCTATCCCGGGCAGCCGCCCGTGGTCGCGCTGGCCGATGCAAGCATCGACATCAGCGACAACGAATTCTTTACCCTGCTCGGGCCCTCCGGCTGCGGCAAGACGACCCTGCTGAGGATGATCGCAGGGTTCGAACACCCCACGGCGGGAACCCTCACCATGCACGGAGAGAACCTGCTGAACCTGCCGCCCTACAAGCGCCCGGTGAACACCGTCTTCCAGAGCTACGCCCTGTTCCCGCACCTGACGGTCGCCCAGAACATCGGCTTCGGATTGGAAATGCTGGGCAAGCCCAAGGCCGAGATCAGGAAAACCGTGGACGAGATGATGGCCCTTGTGAAGATGACCGAGATGGCGGACCGCCAGACCGGGCAGATTTCCGGCGGGCAGCAGCAGCGCGTGGCCCTTGCGCGCGCGCTCGCCCCCAAGCCGCGGGTTCTCCTGCTGGACGAACCTCTCAGCGCGCTGGACTTCAAGCTGCGCAAGGACATGCAGCTGGAACTGAAGCGGCTGCAGACAGAGACCGGCATCACCTTCGTGTTCGTCACCCACGACCAGGAAGAGGCGCTGACCATGTCGGACCGCATCGCCGTGATGAGCGCCGGCGAGATCCGCCAGATCGGGAACCCCCGGCAGATCTACGACCAGCCCGCCGAAAGGTTCGTGGCGGATTTCATCGGCGACACCAATTTCCTGCCCGCCGAGGTGACGGACATCAGCGGCGACACCGCGACGGTGCGGCTGTCCTCGGGCAAGCAGATCGCGGCACGCGCGGCCAAGAGCGGCGAGGGCAAGGGCAAGGTCACCCTCGCGATCCGCCCCGAGCATGCCAGCATCGGCCCCGAAGCGGACGGCCTGCTGGGGGGTGCACTGCGCGAAGTCGTCTATTTCGGAACGGATACGCATTACCACGTCGCGCTGGATGACGGGACGGGCTTCGTCGTACGTCAGCAGAACCGCCCCGACGCGCCGGCGACCTTCTCTGCCGGTGACAGGGTGGGCGTGCATTTCGGTCCGGGCATCGGCCAGGTTCTGAGGGACTGA
- a CDS encoding helix-turn-helix domain-containing protein, with amino-acid sequence MVEVLRPGDVMRLQGAMAHVQSESFFRRFRNLLRARVRFDTFLILQFSDSGTPLALDSWLADHSLKTAYPQHYLDGSYRLDPFFQMRKRASPGALYRLSEIAPDRFFSGEYYLQYYRRTEIHDEIGLLVDLTDGATGHLSMSRQAGHGSFKRREIQCLRHYSPLLLELLRQYCEYRREQARGQAAPPAQRPLDVMIRGHVTDLSGKTLTRREAQLAALILQGHSNLSAALDLGIARETVKVHRRNIYRKLDISSQAELFAALKDLF; translated from the coding sequence ATGGTGGAAGTACTCAGACCCGGGGACGTGATGCGCCTGCAAGGTGCGATGGCGCATGTCCAGAGCGAATCGTTCTTTCGCAGGTTCCGGAACCTTCTGCGCGCGCGGGTCCGGTTCGATACCTTCCTGATCCTGCAGTTCAGCGACAGCGGGACGCCCCTCGCGCTGGACAGCTGGCTGGCCGACCATTCGCTCAAGACGGCCTATCCCCAGCATTATCTTGACGGGAGTTACCGGCTCGACCCCTTCTTCCAGATGCGCAAACGTGCCTCGCCCGGCGCGCTCTATCGGTTGTCGGAGATCGCGCCGGACCGGTTCTTTTCCGGCGAATACTACCTGCAATACTACCGCCGGACGGAGATCCACGACGAGATCGGCCTGCTTGTCGATCTGACGGACGGGGCCACGGGGCACCTGTCGATGAGCCGTCAGGCCGGGCACGGCAGCTTCAAGCGTCGGGAAATCCAGTGCCTGCGCCACTACAGCCCGCTGCTGCTGGAACTGCTCCGCCAGTACTGCGAATACCGCCGGGAACAGGCGAGGGGACAGGCGGCGCCGCCGGCCCAGCGTCCGCTGGACGTGATGATCCGCGGTCACGTCACCGACCTGTCGGGAAAGACGCTGACCCGGCGCGAGGCGCAGCTTGCGGCGCTGATCCTGCAGGGGCATTCCAACCTTTCGGCGGCGCTCGATCTTGGCATCGCGCGGGAGACGGTCAAGGTCCATCGCCGCAATATCTATCGCAAGCTGGACATCTCTTCGCAGGCCGAACTTTTTGCCGCGCTCAAGGATCTGTTCTGA
- a CDS encoding ABC transporter permease, whose translation MSKGFNISRQTGFTTIAMICFVLLYMPIILLVIYSFNAGTSIAIWEGFSWRWYQSAWENDRVQEATIRSLVIALWASGISTTCAVLAALATTRTRKFKGQAMVFAMINQPLMVPEIVTAVALLIFFAMIKVATGYTGLAYLIIAHSAFCIPFAYLPIRARLQGMDLSLEQAAADLYATPFQVFRRVTLPQLWPGILAGAMLAFVISLDDVVITEFVKSAGQDTLPTYMLGQLRRVVTPEINAISTVLLGISVIFVIAFTVLGKIKN comes from the coding sequence GTGTCTAAGGGTTTCAACATCAGCCGTCAGACCGGCTTCACCACCATCGCGATGATCTGTTTCGTGCTGCTCTACATGCCGATCATCCTGCTGGTGATCTATTCCTTCAACGCGGGCACCTCCATCGCCATCTGGGAAGGGTTTTCCTGGCGCTGGTACCAGTCCGCCTGGGAAAACGACCGGGTGCAGGAGGCGACGATCCGCAGTCTCGTCATCGCGCTCTGGGCCTCGGGTATCTCCACCACCTGCGCGGTACTGGCGGCCCTTGCCACGACCCGCACCCGCAAGTTCAAGGGGCAGGCGATGGTCTTTGCCATGATCAACCAGCCGCTGATGGTGCCCGAGATCGTGACCGCCGTGGCGCTGCTGATCTTTTTCGCCATGATCAAAGTCGCCACGGGCTACACCGGCCTGGCCTACCTCATCATCGCGCACTCCGCCTTCTGCATCCCCTTTGCGTACCTGCCGATCCGGGCGCGCCTGCAGGGAATGGACCTGAGCCTCGAACAGGCCGCGGCCGATCTCTACGCGACACCCTTCCAGGTGTTCCGCCGGGTCACGCTGCCCCAGCTCTGGCCGGGCATCCTGGCCGGGGCGATGCTCGCCTTCGTGATTTCGCTGGACGATGTGGTGATCACGGAGTTTGTTAAATCCGCAGGGCAGGATACGCTGCCCACCTACATGCTCGGCCAGTTGCGGCGGGTGGTCACGCCAGAGATCAACGCGATCTCGACCGTGCTGCTCGGGATCTCGGTGATCTTTGTCATCGCGTTCACCGTGCTGGGCAAAATCAAGAACTAG
- a CDS encoding ABC transporter permease gives MADLSSAADARASRRRWLLLAPALFILVFAAAGPLLITLVYSFLSPGDYGGVEYEPSLQAWFNVFMERDIFEDTLGWSDAHLSIFWRSVKLSLLTTVLCLFFGFPTAYFIATRPKKQRDLWMLLIIIPFWTNLLIRTFAIVELIRAEGTLNTLLLWIGAIDAPIQMLFTEFSILLGMVYVYLPLMVLPLYASMERLDFSLVEAGYDLYATRLQVLRRVILPLVKPGVIAGSILVFVPSLGAYVTPRVMGGGNQLMIGNLIELQFGQGRNWPLGAALSITLLAIVMVALLAYVRAAGNQEPHRV, from the coding sequence ATGGCCGACCTCTCCTCCGCCGCCGATGCACGCGCCAGCCGCCGCCGCTGGCTCCTGCTGGCCCCCGCGCTTTTCATCCTCGTGTTCGCCGCCGCCGGTCCGCTGCTGATCACGCTGGTCTATTCCTTCCTGTCACCGGGCGACTACGGCGGCGTGGAATACGAACCCTCGCTGCAGGCGTGGTTCAACGTCTTCATGGAACGTGACATCTTCGAGGACACGCTGGGCTGGTCGGATGCGCACCTGAGCATCTTCTGGCGGTCCGTGAAGCTCTCGCTGCTGACGACCGTTCTCTGCCTCTTCTTCGGCTTTCCGACGGCCTATTTCATCGCCACACGACCGAAGAAGCAGCGCGACCTGTGGATGCTGCTGATCATCATTCCGTTCTGGACCAATCTGCTGATCCGCACATTTGCGATTGTCGAGCTGATCCGCGCCGAAGGCACCTTGAACACCTTGCTGCTGTGGATCGGGGCCATCGACGCACCGATCCAGATGCTTTTCACCGAATTCTCGATCCTACTGGGCATGGTCTATGTCTACCTGCCGCTGATGGTCCTGCCGCTGTATGCATCCATGGAACGGCTTGATTTCAGCCTCGTCGAGGCGGGGTACGATCTTTACGCCACGCGGCTGCAAGTCCTGCGCCGGGTGATCCTGCCGCTGGTGAAACCGGGCGTGATCGCGGGCTCGATCCTCGTGTTCGTCCCCTCGCTGGGCGCCTACGTGACACCCCGCGTCATGGGCGGCGGCAACCAGCTGATGATCGGCAACCTGATCGAGCTGCAGTTCGGCCAGGGCCGCAACTGGCCGCTGGGTGCGGCCCTGTCCATCACCCTGCTTGCGATCGTCATGGTGGCACTGCTCGCCTACGTCCGGGCCGCCGGCAACCAGGAGCCGCACCGTGTCTAA